The following are from one region of the Thermococcus cleftensis genome:
- the leuS gene encoding leucine--tRNA ligase: MAGLDFKAIEEKWQKRWLEERVFEPDREARPKEKKFYITVAFPYLSGHLHVGHARTYTIPDVIARFKRMRGYNVLFPMAWHITGAPIVGIAERIKNRDPKTIHIYRDVYKVPEEILWKFEDPREIVKYFMKAAKETFIRAGFSVDWTREFHTTSLFPPFSKFIEWQFWTLRDMGLVVKGAHRVRWDPVVGTPLGDHDIMEGEDVQILEYVIIKFILNENGEEIYLPAATLRPETVYGVTNMWLNPEAIYVKAKVRRNGREETWIISKKAAYKLSFQDREIEVVEEFRGEKLIGKYVKNPVTGDEVIILPAEFVDPDNATGVVMSVPAHAPFDHVALEDLKKETELLLKYDIDPRVLEEISYISLISLEGYGDFPAVEEAERLGVKSQKDVEKLEEATKNIYKAEYHKGVFKIEPYAGKPVQEVKDLIAKELQEKGIAEIMYEFAEKPVISRFGNQAVIKIIHDQWFIDYGNPEWKEKAREALANMTIYPESRRAQFEAVIEWLDKKACARKVGLGTPLPWDPEWVIESLSDSTIYMAYYTISRHINRLREEGRLDPEKLDREFFDYLFLEEFSEEREKELAEKTGIPAEIIHEMKEEFEYWYPLDWRCSAKDLIPNHLTFFIFNHVAIFKREHWPRGIAVNGFGTLEGTKMSKSKGNVLNFIDAIEENGADVVRLYIMGLAEHDSDFDWRRKEVGKLRRQVERFYELVSEFASYEAEETELKSIDRWMLHRLNKAIEGTTKALEEFRTRTAVQWAFYSVLNDLRWYMRRTEGRDDEAKRYVLRKLAEIWVRLMAPFTPHISEELWEKLGGEGFVSLAPWPEPIPEWWDETVEAEEEFIKALIDDIREIIEVAKIEKAEKAYIYTAPEWKWRVVEVVAEKRDFKSAMAELMKDPEMRKHGKEISKLIQRLIKERAFEVRRIDEEKALREAKGFMEKELGIEIIINPEEDKGGKKRAAMPLKPAVFVE; the protein is encoded by the coding sequence ATGGCTGGACTAGACTTTAAGGCCATCGAGGAGAAATGGCAAAAACGCTGGCTGGAGGAGAGGGTTTTCGAGCCCGACAGGGAGGCCAGACCAAAGGAAAAGAAGTTCTACATAACGGTCGCCTTCCCCTACCTCTCCGGCCACCTCCACGTCGGCCACGCGAGAACCTACACGATTCCGGACGTCATAGCGCGCTTTAAGAGAATGCGGGGCTACAACGTTCTCTTCCCCATGGCCTGGCACATAACGGGAGCGCCCATAGTCGGAATCGCCGAGCGCATCAAGAACCGCGACCCCAAGACGATACACATCTACCGCGACGTCTACAAGGTTCCCGAGGAAATCCTCTGGAAGTTCGAGGACCCGAGGGAGATAGTCAAGTACTTCATGAAGGCCGCGAAGGAGACCTTCATACGCGCCGGTTTCTCCGTTGACTGGACGCGCGAGTTCCATACCACAAGCCTCTTCCCGCCCTTCAGCAAGTTCATAGAGTGGCAGTTCTGGACGCTCAGGGACATGGGGCTGGTCGTCAAGGGCGCCCACAGGGTCCGCTGGGACCCGGTTGTTGGCACTCCCCTCGGCGACCACGACATAATGGAGGGCGAGGACGTCCAGATTCTCGAGTACGTCATCATCAAGTTTATCCTCAACGAAAACGGCGAGGAGATCTACCTGCCGGCGGCGACGCTGAGGCCCGAGACGGTCTACGGGGTAACCAACATGTGGCTGAACCCAGAGGCGATTTACGTCAAGGCGAAAGTCAGGCGCAACGGAAGGGAAGAGACCTGGATAATCAGCAAAAAAGCCGCTTACAAGCTCTCATTCCAGGACAGGGAAATTGAGGTCGTCGAGGAGTTCAGGGGAGAGAAGCTTATCGGCAAGTACGTGAAGAACCCGGTAACGGGCGATGAAGTCATAATCCTGCCTGCCGAGTTCGTTGACCCGGATAACGCGACCGGAGTTGTTATGAGCGTTCCTGCTCATGCCCCCTTCGACCACGTGGCTTTAGAAGACTTAAAGAAGGAAACCGAGCTCCTGCTCAAGTACGACATAGACCCGCGCGTTCTGGAGGAGATAAGCTACATCTCGTTGATAAGCCTTGAGGGTTATGGCGACTTTCCCGCCGTTGAGGAAGCGGAAAGGCTCGGGGTGAAGAGTCAGAAGGACGTTGAGAAGCTCGAAGAGGCAACCAAGAACATCTACAAGGCAGAGTACCACAAGGGAGTCTTCAAGATAGAGCCCTACGCTGGAAAGCCCGTTCAGGAGGTTAAGGACCTGATAGCGAAGGAACTCCAGGAGAAGGGCATCGCCGAGATAATGTACGAGTTCGCCGAGAAGCCCGTCATTTCGCGCTTCGGCAATCAGGCCGTCATCAAGATAATCCACGACCAGTGGTTCATCGACTACGGCAACCCCGAGTGGAAGGAGAAGGCGAGGGAAGCTTTGGCAAACATGACGATTTACCCAGAGAGCAGGCGCGCACAGTTCGAGGCGGTAATAGAGTGGCTCGACAAGAAGGCCTGCGCGAGGAAGGTCGGCCTGGGAACGCCGCTCCCGTGGGATCCGGAGTGGGTAATCGAGAGCCTGAGTGACTCAACGATATACATGGCCTACTACACGATAAGCAGGCACATCAACAGGCTGAGAGAAGAGGGCAGGCTCGATCCGGAGAAGCTCGACAGGGAGTTCTTCGACTACCTGTTCCTGGAGGAGTTCAGCGAGGAGCGCGAGAAGGAGCTGGCCGAGAAGACCGGGATTCCAGCGGAGATTATCCATGAAATGAAGGAGGAGTTCGAGTACTGGTACCCGCTCGACTGGCGCTGCTCGGCGAAGGACCTGATACCGAACCACCTGACGTTCTTCATCTTCAACCACGTGGCGATATTCAAGCGCGAGCACTGGCCGAGGGGCATAGCGGTGAACGGCTTCGGAACACTGGAAGGCACCAAGATGAGCAAGAGCAAGGGCAACGTTCTGAACTTCATCGATGCAATCGAGGAAAACGGTGCCGATGTGGTGAGGCTCTACATAATGGGCCTTGCCGAGCACGACAGCGACTTCGACTGGCGCAGGAAGGAGGTCGGAAAGCTCCGCAGGCAGGTCGAGCGCTTCTACGAGCTGGTGAGCGAGTTCGCAAGCTACGAGGCCGAGGAGACCGAGCTTAAGAGCATCGACCGCTGGATGCTCCACAGGCTCAACAAGGCAATCGAGGGGACGACCAAAGCCCTTGAGGAGTTCAGGACGAGGACCGCCGTCCAGTGGGCCTTTTACTCAGTCCTCAACGACCTGCGCTGGTACATGAGGAGAACCGAGGGAAGGGACGACGAGGCAAAGCGCTACGTGCTCAGAAAGCTCGCGGAAATCTGGGTAAGGCTCATGGCCCCGTTCACCCCGCACATCAGCGAGGAGCTCTGGGAGAAGCTCGGCGGGGAGGGCTTCGTGAGTCTCGCTCCCTGGCCCGAGCCGATCCCCGAGTGGTGGGACGAGACGGTCGAGGCTGAGGAGGAGTTCATAAAGGCCCTCATCGACGACATCAGGGAGATAATCGAGGTCGCGAAGATAGAAAAGGCAGAGAAGGCCTACATCTACACGGCTCCAGAGTGGAAGTGGCGCGTTGTGGAAGTCGTCGCCGAGAAGAGGGACTTCAAGTCAGCCATGGCCGAGCTGATGAAGGACCCGGAGATGAGGAAGCACGGCAAGGAGATAAGCAAGCTGATACAGAGGCTCATAAAGGAGAGGGCCTTTGAAGTGAGACGCATAGACGAGGAAAAGGCCCTGAGGGAAGCCAAGGGCTTTATGGAGAAGGAGCTCGGCATCGAGATAATCATCAACCCTGAGGAGGACAAGGGAGGAAAGAAGAGGGCCGCGATGCCGCTGAAGCCGGCGGTGTTTGTTGAGTAA